From candidate division TA06 bacterium, a single genomic window includes:
- a CDS encoding TIGR00725 family protein: MRKKVVGVIGASSCPQAILEVAEKVGEEIGRRGAVLVCGGLGGVMEAACRGAKKEGGTTVGIIPYKDAQRANSFVDVVIATGIGEARNAVIINSSDGLIAVSGKYGTLSEIAFALKLGKPIVGISTWNIDDRMERVKDPVEAVNLIFEKI, translated from the coding sequence ATGAGGAAGAAAGTCGTAGGTGTGATAGGTGCATCCTCTTGTCCACAGGCAATTCTGGAGGTAGCAGAGAAGGTTGGTGAGGAGATAGGCAGGAGAGGAGCCGTTCTGGTATGCGGGGGATTGGGCGGTGTGATGGAAGCTGCCTGCCGGGGCGCAAAAAAAGAAGGCGGAACGACCGTGGGCATAATACCCTACAAAGATGCACAGCGAGCGAACAGTTTTGTGGATGTGGTCATAGCGACAGGCATAGGTGAGGCAAGAAATGCGGTCATCATCAACTCATCAGACGGACTCATCGCAGTATCAGGCAAATACGGCACGCTGTCAGAGATCGCCTTTGCGCTCAAGCTCGGCAAGCCGATAGTGGGAATATCAACCTGGAACATTGACGACAGAATGGAGAGAGTCAAAGACCCTGTGGAAGCTGTAAATCTCATTTTTGAAAAAATATAG
- a CDS encoding T9SS type A sorting domain-containing protein, producing MGWSKKLVVATTVIAGCMVFGIPGGFLECQGKPLVIERFPTAVDNSWEYRRTFSLTVYDTVHNDTIEYGAIIDSLHEEIEGMDTLIGWECYRLSHVLFSLGDTFPETWWWSHPDTALFWIAYTRGTKSAILTEPATDIRFWVGGNCFGSVRGLARYIDSARRAGRLLSALDTSYWSPPKKMFIFPLEVGKSWVAMTDPWLEEREVVGEGWVNVPAGAFLALKTQIYSQWMEEEDLWFKWISEEGIVKDTLHFRTLVTDSLGNPIGYCLGDNILELVGFRTGVEQEPDNSEGVSVIHISPNPFHSATTIRYCLLTQTHIALNVYDSVGRLTRNLKDREEQPGVYAVSWNGNNNNGQETTSGMYFCVLEAGGSVCVEKLVFLH from the coding sequence ATGGGTTGGTCAAAAAAGCTAGTCGTTGCAACGACTGTGATAGCAGGGTGCATGGTCTTTGGGATTCCAGGAGGTTTCTTGGAATGCCAGGGCAAGCCACTAGTGATTGAGCGTTTTCCGACGGCAGTGGATAACTCATGGGAATACAGAAGGACATTTTCCCTCACAGTGTATGATACTGTGCACAATGACACCATCGAGTACGGGGCTATTATTGACAGTCTTCACGAAGAAATTGAGGGTATGGATACCCTCATTGGCTGGGAATGCTACAGGCTTAGTCATGTACTGTTTTCGCTAGGCGACACTTTCCCTGAGACATGGTGGTGGTCTCACCCCGATACAGCGCTCTTCTGGATAGCCTACACGCGCGGGACAAAGTCAGCAATTCTAACAGAGCCAGCAACAGATATCAGGTTCTGGGTCGGAGGAAACTGCTTTGGCTCAGTAAGGGGGCTTGCTCGTTATATTGACAGTGCGAGACGTGCCGGACGTCTGTTATCTGCTTTGGATACTTCGTACTGGTCTCCTCCCAAGAAGATGTTCATTTTCCCCCTTGAGGTCGGCAAGTCCTGGGTTGCAATGACAGATCCGTGGCTTGAAGAAAGAGAGGTGGTGGGAGAGGGCTGGGTTAATGTACCAGCAGGAGCTTTTCTAGCATTGAAGACCCAGATCTACTCCCAATGGATGGAAGAGGAAGATCTATGGTTCAAGTGGATCTCGGAGGAGGGAATTGTCAAAGACACTTTACACTTCAGGACTTTGGTGACAGATTCTCTTGGGAATCCAATTGGTTATTGCCTGGGCGATAACATACTTGAACTGGTTGGCTTTCGAACTGGAGTTGAGCAAGAGCCGGACAATTCAGAAGGTGTAAGTGTAATCCACATTTCTCCCAATCCATTCCACTCAGCAACCACGATCCGATATTGTCTCCTGACCCAGACTCATATTGCCCTGAACGTGTACGACTCTGTGGGACGGCTCACGAGAAATCTCAAGGACAGGGAAGAACAGCCAGGCGTCTACGCAGTCTCGTGGAATGGTAACAATAACAATGGACAAGAGACCACATCGGGCATGTATTTCTGTGTTCTTGAAGCTGGTGGCTCCGTTTGTGTTGAAAAACTGGTGTTCTTGCACTAA
- a CDS encoding DUF4412 domain-containing protein — translation MKAKALFLVFVAVLLASNAFAGWVLTQTTQYGEKEKEEQTLYFQQNKVKIVMSEGTMMFDLDKGLLYFVNHDKKLYWAGKPEDMKKGTEEAQKMVMEEQMKNMPPEQREAMKKYMEQMQPQKTAPKKEVKVTVKKTSEKVTIAGYSGQKYQVLANGKLRKEVWIATKINVADEINRAKWEKFQKALVGMGGEKESYSVSKEYLDLVMKGFSVKSISYYEEDEKSVDQVTKAEKKKIPASEFQIPKEYKKVSLAEVHGR, via the coding sequence ATGAAGGCAAAGGCCTTGTTTCTCGTGTTTGTTGCCGTTCTGCTGGCTTCCAACGCTTTCGCTGGTTGGGTGCTCACCCAAACCACTCAGTATGGTGAGAAGGAGAAGGAAGAGCAAACTTTGTACTTCCAGCAGAACAAGGTGAAGATAGTAATGTCAGAAGGGACAATGATGTTCGATCTGGACAAGGGGTTACTATACTTTGTGAATCATGACAAGAAGCTATACTGGGCCGGCAAGCCCGAGGACATGAAAAAGGGGACAGAAGAGGCACAGAAGATGGTGATGGAAGAGCAAATGAAAAACATGCCTCCGGAGCAGAGAGAGGCAATGAAGAAATACATGGAGCAAATGCAGCCCCAGAAGACTGCTCCTAAGAAGGAAGTCAAAGTGACCGTGAAGAAGACTTCAGAAAAGGTCACCATAGCTGGCTACTCTGGACAGAAATATCAGGTCCTGGCCAACGGAAAGCTGAGAAAGGAAGTCTGGATAGCGACCAAAATAAACGTTGCAGATGAAATCAACCGCGCGAAATGGGAGAAGTTCCAGAAGGCCTTGGTGGGGATGGGAGGCGAGAAAGAATCCTATTCAGTTTCTAAGGAGTACTTGGATCTGGTGATGAAAGGGTTTTCTGTCAAATCGATTTCCTACTATGAAGAGGATGAGAAGAGTGTGGACCAGGTTACTAAAGCTGAGAAGAAGAAGATTCCGGCTTCTGAGTTTCAGATCCCAAAGGAGTACAAGAAGGTAAGCCTGGCTGAAGTTCACGGGCGGTGA
- a CDS encoding DNA alkylation repair protein: MSKKIARDTEVDKIIRELKKCAVPGAREGMARFGIKAEHALGVSIPDLRKMAKSIGKNHGLALRVWKTKIHEARILSSMIDEPERVTEKQMESWVKDFDSWDLCDQCCGNLFDKTEFARKKAIEWSKDKEEFVKRAGFALMAWMAFHDKKAEDKDFVRFFPTIKRESVDERNFVKKAVNWALRQIGKRNPNLNKEAVKLAKEIKKLDSSAARWIASDALRELESKAVRERLRK; this comes from the coding sequence ATGAGTAAGAAGATCGCCAGAGACACAGAGGTCGACAAGATAATCAGGGAGCTGAAGAAATGTGCCGTTCCGGGTGCGAGAGAGGGGATGGCCAGATTTGGGATTAAGGCAGAGCATGCCCTTGGCGTTTCGATTCCAGATCTGAGAAAGATGGCAAAAAGTATAGGAAAGAATCATGGGTTGGCCCTTCGGGTGTGGAAGACGAAAATCCATGAGGCTAGAATTCTATCAAGTATGATCGATGAACCAGAGCGTGTTACCGAAAAGCAAATGGAATCCTGGGTGAAAGATTTTGATTCGTGGGACCTATGCGACCAGTGCTGCGGTAACCTTTTTGACAAGACAGAATTTGCTCGCAAAAAGGCGATTGAGTGGAGCAAGGACAAAGAGGAGTTTGTGAAGAGGGCCGGGTTTGCTCTGATGGCCTGGATGGCTTTTCATGACAAGAAAGCAGAGGACAAGGACTTCGTCAGGTTTTTCCCCACGATAAAGAGAGAATCTGTTGATGAGAGGAATTTTGTCAAAAAAGCTGTCAACTGGGCGCTGCGCCAGATTGGGAAAAGGAATCCTAATCTGAACAAAGAGGCAGTGAAGCTTGCAAAAGAAATAAAGAAACTGGATTCCAGTGCCGCAAGGTGGATCGCCTCGGATGCGCTGAGAGAACTGGAAAGCAAGGCCGTGCGGGAAAGACTCCGAAAGTGA
- a CDS encoding VOC family protein yields the protein MTKDKRRSRMFESIGSLAVYVTDLEKAKKFYTETLGFEVSADLGPTLCFLKSKSGGIDIYMVGGNKPASIDNETSRLSFFLRTEKPASEIHATLKKARVELLQDAPEFVGDATYCFQFKDPDGNIVEVAGK from the coding sequence ATGACCAAAGATAAAAGGAGGAGTCGGATGTTTGAGAGCATCGGTTCGCTCGCTGTTTATGTCACTGATCTAGAAAAAGCAAAGAAGTTCTACACGGAGACCCTTGGCTTCGAGGTTTCCGCTGACCTCGGACCTACCCTGTGTTTCCTCAAGTCGAAATCAGGCGGTATTGACATATACATGGTGGGGGGGAACAAGCCTGCGTCTATCGATAATGAAACGAGTCGGCTGAGCTTCTTCTTGCGGACTGAAAAGCCTGCGTCTGAGATTCATGCCACTCTCAAGAAAGCCAGAGTCGAACTTCTTCAGGATGCGCCCGAGTTTGTTGGGGATGCAACATATTGCTTTCAGTTTAAAGATCCAGATGGCAACATAGTGGAAGTTGCCGGCAAATAG